The region GGCCGCGGTTCGGATTTGGCGCCACTACCATTGAAAATGTCAATGCTGGATTTGGGTTTCACGCAGGCGTATTTATCAATGCTGAAATTTTTGACAGATTTGGCGTTCAGCCAGAAATCATTTACAATTTCCAAACCGGAAGCGATGAAGAAGATGCAGCTGGCACAACTATCGACATTGATTATAAACACCAAACCATAGATGTGCCGATATTGGTTTTCTTCCCATTATCAGACCATCTAAGGGTACTGGTCGGACCAATGCTTTCGACCATTTCATCTGCCACAAGAGAGGTAGATGGAGAAGAGGACGACACCTATAACCCTGAAGCTAATGCAGGATTTGCTGTTGGAATAGAAACAGACACATTCTCCCGTTTAAGATTCGGAGCTCGATATAGAAAAGCCGGAACAAGCAGCATAGAGGTTACAGCATCATATACTTTAGACTGGTAGATATTTATAGCCTGGGCAAATGCTCAGGGTATAATACTTTTTTAACCTAGTAACATCAAGGAGCCATGAAACACATATTGAAAATATTTGCACTGACAGTCATCATCTTAACCTGTAATACAGTTAGGGCACAATTCAACAATATCATGCTGTTGAATAAGTATAAATCCATTGTACTAAAACCAGAAAAAAGGAATGCTGAATACAACGATTATGCTGAACAAATCATAACCAAACATCTTACTGCAGCAGGATTTCCCAAACCACTAGACAAAAGCATTCTTTACACCAATCAGGGTAGTAGTTGCGAGATACTCACCTGTAACTATCTCGTGAAAAACGCCTCAAATGTTGCAGTTGAGGTTCGTACAAATTTAGAATTTATCAATTGTGAATATGAAACTGTATTTGAAATTGATGAAACAACCAAAGCATCATTTTACACAAAAAAATCTGTTAAGAAAAGCATTGACAATGCCCTAAAAGTTTTTAAAAACTTCACCTATGACTATCAGCCGGATAGACAGGAGGCTAATGATTTTCAACAAGAAGCAGCCGGTAAAAACGTGTCCAGAAAAACACTGGATGCTGAAAATTATAAATTCCAGAAACTTTCATCGGTTGATCAAAATATACCACGCTCGGCGTCACAAAAACACAATCGATTTGCATTAATTATTGGAAACGAAGAT is a window of Salinivirga cyanobacteriivorans DNA encoding:
- a CDS encoding outer membrane beta-barrel protein; protein product: MKKIIIILFLFISTANAYSQFTYGPRFGFGATTIENVNAGFGFHAGVFINAEIFDRFGVQPEIIYNFQTGSDEEDAAGTTIDIDYKHQTIDVPILVFFPLSDHLRVLVGPMLSTISSATREVDGEEDDTYNPEANAGFAVGIETDTFSRLRFGARYRKAGTSSIEVTASYTLDW